ATTACagataaaattgaatatttagacttgaattattttcaaatagtaaaacatgtcattcttttataaaaatgtatcacataaaattaattataagacataaaatatacaaaagaaataaaaacgaTTGTATATCATATGAATTTCAAATGGGTTTTAATGTCTTATTGATTCTACTTATTTGATGGCTAACTAAAACCATTCTACTTATCGTGCCCAACTAATCATCAAAACACTTCTCATATTTGCCTTACATTAAATTAGTCTTTTTACGTTATCGTGCGGGTGAGTTTTGCccaataatttgatatattggCCATCAAATAAAAGGGGCGAAGCTAGAATAAATATTACATGCTCGGTTGAATccattaattttgatttgaattttctATCTGTCTTAAGAGCATTATTGATTATgtacaaattattaattcagaATTCAGTAATTTTAAATAggcaaaattttgaatttataaatttcaaatcgTGACTCCGCTTTTGGATATCTTCAAAGgggtattatttattttagtatttttttttaaagaaaacgtAAAGCAAGATAAGAGGGAGAATAAACCTATtgtcaattaaaaaaacaaatttaatttccACCTTGTGGCATTCTCATGGCTTTCGTAAATATACAATTACAAGTCCATTAGACATTACTATTATATAATGGATCATTTCTCTCCATTGTTGTCATCATATTCTCTAAGTCTAAACTCATAGTTTGAGTTGTAACTTCTCCTCTTTATGGCAATGGCACATCAACAAGTTTTCTTGTTTGCATGTGCCATTGCTCTTCTTGCTTCTTCATCAATGTTTTCTGCTGAAGTTATTACACATTCTTTTCATGTATATAattctcctctctttttttttctccctaTATATGTAATTAGGTTTACATAGAGGcatgtaaaaaaaaagaggttgCGTTTATAAATGAATGAGTTATCCAATCATTGTTTGGGATGAAATGAGCATTAAAATGGGTCATAACTCAACTCGTTTAGTTCTTGCTTAAGTtttaatatatatcataaaaaataataatattcttttgaaTGAATATTTTAACAATTAAGGTAAACATTTTGGGTCGAGTGTCTATCAGAAAAAACGTTCCTATATATATTATAGGTAGGGATAAGatctacatatatatgtatatatatctcACAgagtatgttattgttgttttaaatGTTAATGTTTTGTGAATgataagtttatatatattttttggtttatGTAGGTACAAAACCATACTATAAGCAGGTTATGTGGTAGACAAGTTATAAGTGCAGTAAATGGAAATCTGCCTGGTCCAACTCTACATGTACGAGAGGGTGACACCCTTGTTGTTCATGTCTTCAATAAATTACCATACGATCTATCTATTCATTGGTATGTTCTTCACATTCatttaattaaagaatttaACTTACATAAACATTACATTATCaatgtttaattaataatagcaagttatttattatatttttatattatcaaaatcaatatcataCTAATTAAAGAGCATTATATATGTAGCTACCATaagaagaacaattttttttggtcaCGTTTTGTCTTTATCGTGCAAAGTAGTTGGTTATATATAAACAAGTAAGTTGAGCATTTGTATTAAGTAAGAACTAATAATTAATCTTATTCATTGATACACGGTGGATTCTCATAGTCAAACAAATcttgtttaaattttgaaattaaaaaatgtcatataaGAAAACGACAATCATCAATATTTATCTTCATCATTAAAGAAAAGGATTTGAAAGGACCTcaacttaaaattattatattgtcaCATATGCATCATGCATGGTCATGGATGGATGTTGTGACGGAATTAGAAATTTTataagaattttcaaaaataatgatgTGTGACtgttacaataaaataaaaaaatattatgctaAAAGATATTGAGATTCAAACTTGGAACGTCTCCTGCATTCAAATAGACACACATTATCATTGCGTCAAATGAAAAGTATTTGTCAAGAATGTtcaactttaaatatatatatccttaaatataaatttgacatatatatacaacataaTTTTCTGACAAAGGATGTCCAATTGGACAGGACATCCTGGTATTGCAATAGCTACGCCCCTGAACTCATTttcgtatttcaatttttacacTTAAcgtaatatatgtattatatttataatatcatCAGAATAATGAAATGATAAGATTTATGTTAATACAGGCATGGTGTTTTTCAACTATTGAGTGGATGGGCGGATGGCCCCGAGTTTGCAACTCAATGTGCGATCCGACCCGGCAATAGCTACACATATAGGTTTAACCTAACGGCACAGGAAGGAACCCTATGGTGGCACGCACACGTATCATGGCTACGAGCCACAGTTCATGGTGCCCTCATCATCCGCCCTAAACGTGGTCGCGCTTATCCTTTCCCTAAACCTTATAGAGAAGTTCCTATCCTCTTAGGTACGTATcatatgtatacatacatatatctTTTAAGTTGTTTAAGTTTACAGAGATATATTCAAACTTTGAACATTATGAgctttaattttgaattctaCTTTTGTACTATTTTAATTACGTAAACGAAATTCTTAATACACCTATAGTGTCCGAGCTAAACTTATTGGATTAAGATGAACTATAAGTGATACACTAGATCTGCGAAAATTACACAAGCAAGTACTTTTGTGAATATTTTACATGTGTTAATTTCCTATTGTAGGGAACCTAAATTGGCCCAATTGGATGGTTCGATCCTTTAGGAATTTAATCGCGTAAATATGGGATACACGTtgaaatattagaaataaatagACACAAATAATAACCAATGTGATTGATAACCaaattttgttaattatgatCCATGATGTAGATGTACTAATGAAACGAAATGTTTTCGCCATATATAGGCTTCTCAGAATGTTTTATTGTTAAACATAGTTATGATTTTTCGACTTAAAATAAGGTCAAAATCCATAAAATGTATGTAAGTTACTTCCTTTAAACTTTTGTATTCTAATTAAGaatattattgatgtattaattaattatggttTATAGGAGAATGGTGGAATGCCAATGTTGTTGATGTGGAGAATGAAGGGCTTGCTAGTGGTGCTGCACCTAATAACTCAAATGCATATACAATTAATGGCCAGCCAGGAGATCTTTACCCTTGCTCTTCCAGtagtaagaaaaagaaataatttggtTCCTTCTTTACATAATTTACTTATGTATGGCtaatttgagtttattattttttatttttcattagaaACATACAAGCTAATAGTGAAACAAGGAAAAACCTATCTCCTTCGTATAATCAACGCTGCACTCAATAAccaattatttttcaagataGCAAATCATAACATGAAAGTTGTCGCAGTAGATGCTGCCTACACCAACCCATACATCACTGATGTAGTTGTTGTGGCTCCGGGTCAGACGACTGATGTCCTCCTGACCGCCAACCAAGCGCCTTCAGCGTATTATATGGCTGCAAATCCCTATGTTAGCGTGGCCGGGGTACCATTTGACAACACTACAACCACCGGAATAATAGTCTACGAAGGTATCAACTTAATCTTCTATTTTTGAACGTAACATGTATTGTGTGTTATATATGTTGTTAGTTAAATCTTGTAACTATACAAACTTACGTTGTCATTATTATCTCATAGATAACTTGATTGTGTAGATATTTTCTTACATTGTCACAATCAATCCATAAATTATAgggaaaattatgcaaaaagGCCTCTTGTTatttgctttatacaaaaactggactaatttttaaaaattaccaaaatttgTCAAATATTGTTTTCAAACATAGAGTGTATTTCATATCTAAATTTTGAGACTATTTAGAGTTGATTGAGATTGCATTCGTTAGTGTATACTTTATGTATAGTCAATGTACACTTCATGTACAATTAAGTTATATTTAACTTTTTGAGTGCATCATAATGTATCATATGTATAAATATCATGTATAGGTTAGTTATATTGTATAGTTAATTATACTTCCTATGAATTTCAACAAGCTATATTGTATAATATTGTATATTCCCTATAATTTTTGGCTATTTTTAGGCAAATAAAAACATGcctttattattataaactgATTACTTTGTTGTATGTATTTGAAACTAACCCAAACTTATAaatcttaactttttttttacttggtATGAAGGTGCAAAATCATCAACTCCAAAAATGCCAATCCTACCAGCCTTCAATGACACACCAACAGCCCACAAATTCTTCACCAATTTGACTGGGCTTGTAACTGGGCCATTTTGGATTCCTCCACCTAGACAAGTGGATGAGCACATGTTTATTACTATTGGGTTGGGTCTACTTGCTTGTGGAAAAACAGGAAATGCAACATGTGGAGGCCCAAATGGGCAAAGATTTGGTGCAAGTATGAATAATGCATCATTTCAATTACCAACCAAGATGTCAATGTTAGAGGCATTTTTCAATAATGTTAAAGGGATTTACACTACTGATTTTCCAAACCAACCACCACTGAAATTTGACTATACAAATCCTAATAATAGCTTTAATCCTTCAATTATAATGACTACAAAGTCTACAAAGGTGAAGAAACTCAAGTACAATGCAACTGTTGAAATTGTGATGCAAAATACTGCTTTGATTGGGGTGgaaaatcatccaattcattTGCATGGATTTAATTTCCATGTTTTGGCTCAAGGTTTTGGCAATTATAACCCTactattgataaaaaaaagtttaaccTTTTTAATCCACAAGAGCGTAACACTATAGCTGTTCCGGTTGGTGGATGGGCTGTTGTTATATTCCGAGCTAACAATCCAGGTAATCATATGCTTTCAACATATTTTGCCGTCTTAATTTATGTAGCGCATTTTCAGTTTTAACATATCTTaagataagattttttttttgtgaaaaaaactCACTACACCTTTAATAAAGTGATATATAACTGCAAAAATATCTTAAgtcttactttcttttttagaCTTCATGCTAGGTTAAACAATACCACATATATTGAGACTTTCTCCAAGAGCTATATATAGGTTAATATTTTTCACTTTAACATTTTATATGAACTAATTGACCTAATAAGAATTAAATATATGCTTATCTAGGGTTAGATAAAtaacattattatatcatttttggtgaagattgattattttttttctttcttaaactaaTTATTTGTGTAATTACAATTAACAGGTGTATGGTTGATGCATTGTCATTTGGATGTGCATTTGCCTTGGGGATTAACAACAGCTTTTGTTGTAGAGAATGGGCCAACACCATCAACTAAGCTACCTCCACCACCACAAGATCTTCCAAAATGCTAGTCTCCAtgatagttattttttttttgggagtagcttattattatttttgcatatttcaaaaataaatttctattcAATTTAGCTTGTTTTTGCCAATAATTATACTAAAGAGTTAGATCATTACCTTTTTGTCTCATTCCAAAAGTAAACCTATTTCTTGCATAAAAACCAAATGTTTTTCACACAAGAATTGAATACGTCCAACGAAATTCCCATGTTCAGAAAATTGACCAGCTCAGTATTAGATGTTAGGTTTTATTTGCCTTAAACTTCTTACCATAAAtgggttttccttttaggaaaaaattttggattgactaatcctttttctggaAGGAAAAatgtttaggactctataaatagaggcatgttccttctaatttaatcagcattcacaatgtagacttaaaggctttgagagtgttggttagggggagaatttatgggtcacaagcttgatacgttatcacttgtgtgaacctctgATAGGCTCAAACTtaattctcaaataagaagtaaaacgttcgtatcaagtaaagaacccaactaattaGGTTGGGAtggttcccacgaggaaaatagttcagacttaactttaatctattattactattatttagtcaattatttccttagaaaacaaaagacaataaaagggggtttttatttctaaattaatgaaaataactaactaaattaaagtaaacaactaacaaattcaaatcttggagtttaatcaattaataaaagtaactagggttaagtgttccccacaggttcctaacttgatatttctaactataacaattctttcctagtatcttgcatgcaaagtgataagttatgtatttctaaatccttggtctggcatctagaaaatttcactctgcactttggtccggctacgtgtgttgctatactaaccctcacctttacctcatattaagcattgtattcgatatttgactaagttattacctcgtaccaatcgacactagcctattagatagtatacactaaatttatgttgataattcttttcctattatctacctccttggtccagcaagtagcattaaggcgagttctaacgttggccatccgttaaaaagacttctaaatgaaagaattatcaatacatgcaagacactattctagaattgttattttagttagattttacctcattattcaccaatggttcccacaaccttagttatggagtttagttacccatagtcataatcacaatattcatatatttaatataagaattcatgcacttactttgatgagaaagaataaaatctagaaattcacttaattaatcaacaaaatcaccaacaatcatctccagaaaaagtgtaacaattgctgaaattaatcattcaatacttgaacaagagaactatagattctccaaaagtctaacaatcaaaaagtctaatatcaaagagtctactaacaaagagtctcacataaaagagtctaaccccaacattgaggtttttcgaactacttataaaaaaataaaaaaactaataaaagaaggactctaattactgaaaatctgtcaaaacgcggctggatcgatggaccgtcgtggtcacaacgggccttcatggtcacgacgggccgtcgtggtcacgatgggccgtcatggccttcgtcgtcccatacttcacaaatctgctgctctcttcattaccctcgacgaacaggtatgacggaccattccaagcacgatggtccgtcgaggggtctccgttccataatacttaaacttcttggaatttgggtactaggactactgTCTGATCATTGAGACGAACCAgcgggacggaccgtcgtggctatgatggtccgtcatggacttctgtaatcccacacttaggtcagacttccccatcttcctttagcagcttcactacgacgccacctacggaccattacaagctcgacggaccgtcacaagctccgtacgTGGTCTCTTCTGTATTTGTTGCTCAAAActttccgcgttcatctttggacagatttcctgcaaataaggagaaacttacataaaaatcaatacaaaaaggcttttggacacaatTAATTTAAGgagaaagaattaaaaataccgtgaaaccactgtatatcaacaccctcaacttaaattcattgtttgtcctcaagcgacgcactatgactcactacaaagtctttgtacaatagtatccatattttagctttcgcaatcatttggctatcaatctcgATCAATCTTATCATGTTtgtgcatgttatcactataggcttgaattatgtggaattaGACCATGAAACAAACTCATCAcgcactgacacctatcctcttcaatttctcacctaggtgctaatattttcggtatagcaactagtgtcctcac
This DNA window, taken from Solanum lycopersicum chromosome 5, SLM_r2.1, encodes the following:
- the LOC101250120 gene encoding laccase-7-like, encoding MAMAHQQVFLFACAIALLASSSMFSAEVITHSFHVQNHTISRLCGRQVISAVNGNLPGPTLHVREGDTLVVHVFNKLPYDLSIHWHGVFQLLSGWADGPEFATQCAIRPGNSYTYRFNLTAQEGTLWWHAHVSWLRATVHGALIIRPKRGRAYPFPKPYREVPILLGEWWNANVVDVENEGLASGAAPNNSNAYTINGQPGDLYPCSSSKTYKLIVKQGKTYLLRIINAALNNQLFFKIANHNMKVVAVDAAYTNPYITDVVVVAPGQTTDVLLTANQAPSAYYMAANPYVSVAGVPFDNTTTTGIIVYEGAKSSTPKMPILPAFNDTPTAHKFFTNLTGLVTGPFWIPPPRQVDEHMFITIGLGLLACGKTGNATCGGPNGQRFGASMNNASFQLPTKMSMLEAFFNNVKGIYTTDFPNQPPLKFDYTNPNNSFNPSIIMTTKSTKVKKLKYNATVEIVMQNTALIGVENHPIHLHGFNFHVLAQGFGNYNPTIDKKKFNLFNPQERNTIAVPVGGWAVVIFRANNPGVWLMHCHLDVHLPWGLTTAFVVENGPTPSTKLPPPPQDLPKC